The Clostridium chauvoei genome has a window encoding:
- the pyrR gene encoding bifunctional pyr operon transcriptional regulator/uracil phosphoribosyltransferase PyrR, giving the protein MNLKANLLDDKAIKRSLIRISHEIIEKNKGVEDIVLVGIKRRGYPLAKRIAKNIEAIEGIKLPVGYVDITLYRDDITEIRDMPKVKNEDIGGVEVKGKKVILIDDVLYTCRTVRAAIDAIIDAGRPKQIQLAVLIDRGHKELPVRADFVGKNIPTSKNEIIAVEIEEIDGTDSVKIYEGETV; this is encoded by the coding sequence ATGAATTTAAAAGCTAATTTATTAGATGATAAGGCAATTAAAAGAAGTCTTATAAGAATATCTCATGAAATTATTGAAAAAAATAAGGGCGTAGAAGATATAGTGCTAGTAGGAATAAAAAGAAGGGGCTATCCATTAGCAAAAAGAATAGCAAAAAATATAGAAGCTATAGAAGGAATAAAGCTACCGGTAGGATATGTAGATATAACATTATATAGAGATGATATTACAGAGATAAGAGATATGCCAAAAGTAAAAAATGAAGATATAGGTGGAGTTGAAGTAAAGGGGAAGAAAGTTATATTAATAGATGACGTATTATACACTTGTAGAACTGTAAGAGCTGCAATTGATGCAATTATAGATGCAGGAAGACCAAAACAAATACAATTGGCCGTATTAATAGATAGAGGTCATAAGGAGTTACCGGTAAGAGCAGATTTTGTTGGGAAAAATATACCAACATCAAAAAATGAAATTATAGCAGTAGAAATAGAAGAAATAGATGGAACAGATTCAGTAAAAATCTATGAAGGTGAAACTGTATAA
- a CDS encoding YggS family pyridoxal phosphate-dependent enzyme: MKIEDNIKLISEKIPDNVMLLAVSKTKPLEDLERAYKSGIRDFGENKVQELLAKEENFHKDIRWHFIGNLQLNKVKYLVNKVYLIHSLSSIKLLEKIEKEFAKKDSIANTLIQINIGREESKGGILLEELNNIIECVEHCQHVKVKGIMTIIPKGNDESNRHYFKAIKKVFDNIKTYKYKNISMEILSMGMTNDYEIAIEEGSNLVRIGSGIFGKRNI; this comes from the coding sequence TTGAAAATTGAAGACAATATTAAATTAATATCAGAAAAAATTCCAGATAACGTTATGCTTTTAGCTGTTTCAAAAACAAAACCACTAGAAGATTTAGAAAGAGCTTATAAAAGTGGCATAAGAGATTTTGGAGAAAATAAAGTGCAAGAACTATTGGCAAAGGAAGAAAACTTTCATAAAGATATAAGGTGGCATTTTATAGGCAATTTACAATTAAATAAAGTTAAATATTTAGTTAATAAAGTATACCTTATACATTCTCTTTCAAGTATAAAATTATTAGAAAAAATAGAAAAAGAATTTGCAAAAAAGGATTCTATAGCAAATACTTTAATTCAAATAAATATTGGAAGAGAAGAAAGTAAAGGTGGTATTTTACTAGAAGAATTAAATAACATTATAGAATGTGTAGAACATTGCCAGCATGTTAAAGTAAAAGGAATAATGACAATTATTCCAAAAGGTAATGATGAAAGTAATAGACATTACTTTAAAGCAATAAAAAAAGTTTTCGACAATATAAAAACATATAAATACAAGAATATATCTATGGAAATACTTTCAATGGGAATGACAAATGATTATGAAATTGCTATTGAAGAGGGATCTAATTTGGTGAGAATTGGATCAGGTATATTTGGAAAAAGAAACATATAG
- a CDS encoding DivIVA domain-containing protein, whose amino-acid sequence MKLTPMDINNKEFKKVLRGYSQEEVDEFLDEIVENYEELYKENSRLKEGLARSNDQIEHYSKIENTIQNTLLLAQNAAEQARENSQKEAEIIIKNANETAQKIVDKAHADVIHINDEYEKVRQEFIKFRAKFRNFMNTQTETFDELEKDLTKNYSVAQPIEEMLEEKNIQLSEAAIEIVTEETSTEDMEEIKSFFAKN is encoded by the coding sequence ATGAAGCTTACTCCAATGGATATAAATAATAAGGAGTTTAAGAAGGTACTAAGAGGATATAGCCAAGAAGAGGTTGATGAATTTTTAGATGAAATAGTTGAGAATTATGAAGAGTTATATAAAGAAAATTCAAGATTAAAAGAAGGTTTAGCAAGATCTAATGATCAAATTGAACATTATTCTAAAATAGAAAACACAATTCAAAATACATTGTTATTAGCACAAAATGCAGCTGAGCAAGCAAGAGAAAATTCTCAAAAAGAAGCTGAGATTATAATAAAAAACGCAAATGAAACAGCTCAAAAAATTGTAGACAAAGCACATGCAGATGTGATTCATATAAATGATGAGTATGAGAAAGTAAGACAAGAATTTATAAAGTTTAGAGCTAAATTTAGGAACTTTATGAATACTCAAACTGAAACTTTTGATGAATTAGAAAAAGATTTAACTAAGAATTATAGTGTAGCTCAACCTATTGAAGAAATGTTAGAAGAAAAGAACATTCAATTATCAGAAGCGGCTATAGAAATTGTTACAGAAGAAACTTCAACAGAAGATATGGAAGAAATAAAAAGTTTTTTTGCTAAAAATTAA
- a CDS encoding THUMP domain-containing class I SAM-dependent RNA methyltransferase, producing the protein MEYNLIATTTFGLEGITAKELKALGYEDLKTENGKVHFSGDEMDIAIANIHLRTADRILINMGEFEARSFEELFQGTKKVKWNELIPKDGIMHVNGKSVKSTLHSVPDCQSIVKKAIVDSMSEAYGISHFEEVGPLYKIEVSILKDKVTLTIDTSGPGLHKRGYREEAGAAPLKETLAAAMVLISRWKEDFILVDPFCGSGTILIEAAMIMQNIAPGMCRSFTCETWPTMDADIFEQVREGAERGIKHKDIKLQGYDIDGRILKVAKSNAQKAGVYDYIEFQKRDFNEFSNSNKHGFIISNPPYGERLGEKEEVAKLYKTFGMYKRRFEGWDYNILTSFEGFENPFGRKSSKNRKLYSGKIKCYYYQYFDNNLIKNDGDMVINHI; encoded by the coding sequence ATGGAATATAATTTAATTGCAACAACTACCTTTGGTTTAGAAGGAATAACGGCTAAAGAATTAAAAGCTTTAGGATATGAAGATTTAAAAACTGAAAATGGAAAGGTGCATTTTTCAGGAGATGAAATGGATATCGCTATTGCAAATATTCATTTGAGAACAGCAGATAGAATATTAATAAATATGGGAGAGTTTGAAGCTAGAAGCTTTGAAGAATTATTCCAAGGAACAAAAAAAGTTAAATGGAATGAATTAATCCCTAAAGATGGAATTATGCATGTTAATGGTAAGTCAGTAAAATCAACTTTACATTCTGTACCTGATTGTCAATCAATAGTTAAAAAAGCTATAGTAGATAGTATGAGTGAAGCGTATGGCATATCACATTTTGAGGAAGTTGGACCACTATACAAAATAGAAGTATCTATTTTAAAAGATAAAGTAACATTAACAATAGATACCTCAGGACCAGGATTACATAAAAGAGGGTATAGAGAAGAAGCGGGGGCAGCTCCATTAAAAGAAACATTAGCAGCGGCTATGGTTTTAATTTCAAGATGGAAAGAGGATTTTATATTAGTAGACCCTTTCTGTGGATCAGGAACGATTTTAATTGAAGCTGCAATGATAATGCAAAATATAGCTCCAGGAATGTGTAGAAGTTTTACCTGTGAAACATGGCCAACTATGGATGCTGACATCTTTGAACAAGTTAGAGAAGGTGCTGAAAGGGGTATAAAGCACAAGGATATAAAATTGCAAGGATATGATATAGATGGTAGAATATTAAAAGTAGCTAAAAGTAATGCTCAAAAGGCTGGAGTTTATGATTATATAGAATTCCAAAAAAGAGATTTTAATGAATTTTCAAATAGTAATAAACATGGTTTTATAATTTCTAATCCTCCATATGGTGAAAGACTTGGAGAGAAAGAAGAGGTAGCAAAACTTTATAAAACCTTTGGAATGTATAAAAGAAGATTTGAAGGCTGGGATTATAATATATTAACTTCTTTTGAAGGATTTGAAAATCCTTTTGGAAGAAAATCTTCTAAAAATAGAAAATTATATAGTGGTAAAATAAAGTGTTATTATTATCAATATTTTGATAACAATCTAATCAAAAATGACGGAGACATGGTAATTAATCATATATAA
- a CDS encoding DUF881 domain-containing protein: MKRATSQIVVAVVCALLGFLLAHQFKLLNKKEQTNLNSQNSNIIAEIDSLKKEKEELMKSNGTLLEQLKTLEEAAAKKGEVEGEVKKQLDNARMHLGLVDVKGPGMTITITPKTNIFGSSGSDSARDISEEELVHIVNLLWYSRAEAISINDFRITPQTGIKNSGNYIWISSVGKIDPKDKIVIKVIGEKEKLNVGMTFPGSLDYAALQNYNAEVKTSDDIVINKTTQSLKSEFIKPIN; encoded by the coding sequence ATGAAGAGAGCCACTTCACAAATAGTAGTAGCAGTTGTATGTGCATTATTAGGGTTTTTACTTGCACACCAATTTAAACTTTTAAACAAAAAAGAACAAACAAATTTAAATAGTCAAAATTCAAATATAATAGCAGAAATTGATAGTTTAAAAAAGGAAAAAGAAGAATTAATGAAATCTAATGGTACTTTATTAGAACAACTTAAAACATTAGAAGAAGCAGCAGCTAAAAAAGGGGAAGTTGAAGGGGAAGTAAAAAAACAATTAGATAATGCAAGAATGCATTTAGGTTTAGTAGATGTTAAAGGTCCAGGGATGACTATAACAATAACACCTAAAACTAATATTTTTGGATCAAGTGGAAGTGATTCAGCTAGAGATATTAGTGAAGAAGAACTAGTTCATATAGTTAATTTACTATGGTATTCAAGAGCTGAGGCTATTTCTATAAATGACTTTAGAATAACACCTCAAACTGGCATAAAGAATTCAGGTAATTATATTTGGATTAGTTCAGTTGGTAAAATAGATCCTAAAGATAAAATAGTAATTAAGGTTATAGGTGAAAAAGAAAAGTTGAATGTTGGAATGACTTTTCCAGGATCACTTGATTACGCAGCTCTTCAAAACTACAATGCAGAAGTCAAAACTAGTGATGATATTGTAATAAACAAAACAACACAATCACTTAAATCAGAGTTTATTAAACCAATAAATTAA
- a CDS encoding type II secretion system F family protein, with amino-acid sequence MKKSISNIFCRKSDRALALIAENICRLHEEGIDLLSIMDLLLELPLPRKYLDSIKDTKSSIAQGNTLAESLKVNNTIYPEFFISMIDMGEKSGKLSTILKCLEQYYKKLIQ; translated from the coding sequence ATGAAAAAAAGTATAAGCAATATTTTCTGTAGAAAAAGTGATAGAGCTTTAGCTTTAATAGCTGAAAATATATGTAGGCTTCATGAAGAGGGGATAGATCTTTTATCTATTATGGATTTATTATTAGAGCTTCCTTTACCTAGGAAATATTTAGATAGTATAAAAGATACTAAATCTTCAATAGCACAAGGGAATACATTAGCAGAATCTTTGAAAGTAAATAATACTATATATCCAGAGTTTTTTATTTCTATGATAGATATGGGAGAGAAAAGTGGGAAATTAAGCACTATTTTAAAATGTTTAGAGCAGTATTATAAAAAATTAATTCAATAA
- a CDS encoding Rqc2 family fibronectin-binding protein — protein MALDGIYLYSLVDNLNSTILNSKIDKINQPEKDEVILTLRKDRKNIKLLISASSKFPRIHLTNTIKPNPLQAPMFTMVLRKYLIGGKITKIQQLDGDRVVKLEVEATDELGFDSKYFLIIEIMGRHSNITLIRERDNKVMECIKHITPDINTFRILYPGVNYVYPPKSHKLNPFNFTLKDLEEFIDKNDISISMNELFFTQTFTGISKILSINLYNLLIASYSTPTILNIFDFTNKFILDLNEKISYRIYKNNEIYKDFYCLPLETYDNGLSYIEFSNTHELLDEFFAIKDKQERINSRSIDLQRLIHTNIDRCTKKAMKLNNILKECEKKDIFRIEADLLTSYIYTLKKGDKEVTLLNFYSENEEYITISLDEYKTPSENIQFYYKKYNKLKKSEESAIEQLEKNKEELEYLNSVLTNILNCENYIEIDDIKKELIETGYLRFRNKNKNSKKEKSSKPLHFISSEGIDIYVGKNNLQNDYLSLKFANKNYMWFHTKNIPGSHVIVCTDTLLDNTFEEAAILAAYYSKAKDSTKVPVDYTKVKNLKKPNGSKPGMVIYHTNFTLYAEPTDFKKLTIENGKIIK, from the coding sequence ATGGCTTTAGATGGAATATACTTATATAGTTTAGTAGACAATTTAAATTCAACAATTTTAAATTCTAAAATTGATAAAATAAATCAACCAGAAAAAGATGAAGTAATTTTAACTTTACGTAAAGATAGAAAAAATATTAAATTACTAATCTCAGCAAGTTCTAAATTTCCAAGAATTCATTTAACAAATACAATTAAACCAAACCCTCTTCAAGCACCTATGTTTACTATGGTTTTAAGAAAATACTTAATTGGTGGGAAAATAACTAAAATTCAACAATTAGATGGTGATAGAGTTGTTAAGTTAGAGGTTGAAGCTACTGATGAACTTGGTTTTGATAGTAAGTATTTTTTAATTATTGAAATTATGGGAAGACACAGCAATATAACCCTTATTAGAGAGCGTGATAATAAAGTAATGGAATGCATAAAACATATTACTCCTGATATAAATACATTTAGAATATTATATCCTGGAGTAAATTATGTTTATCCGCCTAAATCTCATAAATTAAATCCTTTTAACTTCACTTTAAAAGATTTAGAAGAATTTATTGATAAAAATGATATTAGTATTTCAATGAACGAATTATTTTTCACACAAACTTTTACTGGAATTAGTAAGATTTTATCTATAAATCTTTATAACTTGCTTATAGCATCATATTCAACACCTACTATTTTAAACATTTTTGATTTTACTAATAAATTTATTTTAGATTTAAATGAGAAAATTTCCTATAGAATTTATAAAAACAATGAAATATATAAAGATTTCTATTGTTTACCTTTAGAAACATATGATAATGGCCTATCATATATAGAATTTAGTAATACTCATGAATTATTAGATGAATTCTTTGCTATAAAAGATAAACAAGAAAGAATAAATAGTAGGTCTATAGACCTTCAAAGACTTATCCATACAAATATTGATAGATGTACTAAAAAGGCTATGAAATTAAATAATATCTTAAAGGAATGTGAAAAAAAAGATATTTTTAGAATTGAGGCAGATCTCTTAACTTCTTATATATACACTCTAAAAAAGGGTGATAAGGAAGTTACTTTATTAAACTTCTATAGCGAAAATGAAGAATATATTACTATATCTTTAGATGAATATAAAACACCATCTGAAAATATACAATTTTATTATAAAAAATATAATAAATTGAAAAAATCTGAAGAATCTGCTATAGAACAACTAGAAAAAAATAAAGAAGAGTTAGAATATCTAAACTCTGTACTTACAAATATTTTAAATTGTGAAAACTATATTGAAATAGACGATATAAAAAAGGAGTTAATTGAAACTGGATACTTAAGGTTTAGAAATAAAAATAAAAATTCTAAAAAAGAGAAGAGTTCTAAACCACTACATTTTATTTCTTCAGAAGGAATCGATATTTATGTTGGTAAGAATAATCTTCAAAATGATTATTTAAGTTTAAAATTTGCTAATAAAAATTATATGTGGTTTCATACAAAAAACATTCCAGGTTCTCATGTGATTGTTTGTACTGATACACTTCTTGATAATACTTTTGAAGAAGCCGCTATTTTAGCAGCCTATTATAGTAAAGCAAAAGATTCTACTAAAGTTCCTGTAGACTATACAAAGGTTAAAAACTTAAAAAAACCTAACGGTTCTAAGCCAGGTATGGTAATTTATCATACTAATTTTACACTATATGCTGAACCTACAGATTTTAAAAAGTTAACTATTGAAAATGGAAAAATAATCAAATAA
- a CDS encoding YggT family protein: MVNLLVRLLEFTILAEVLLTLIPSFRESAIYKLIETFNNPVLEPCRRLQQRIFENSMIDFSPIIAIIFINILRNIIFMVMLK; the protein is encoded by the coding sequence ATTGTAAATTTATTAGTAAGATTATTAGAATTTACAATTTTAGCAGAGGTTTTATTAACTTTAATTCCAAGTTTTAGAGAAAGTGCTATTTATAAATTAATAGAAACCTTTAATAATCCTGTTTTAGAGCCCTGTAGAAGGCTTCAACAAAGAATATTTGAAAATAGTATGATAGATTTTTCGCCTATAATTGCTATAATATTTATTAATATATTAAGAAATATTATATTTATGGTGATGCTTAAATGA
- a CDS encoding GspE/PulE family protein codes for METRESDVIIRLRTDGILSIERKIKINEYNVLLSKIKIKGNMDITEKRRPQDGKYSIVLNSSEYSLRVSTIPIIYGEKLVIRILYGMVFNYTIENLNLNMTQIKKLKRIMSLKNGLVIVNGPTGSGKSTTLYAMLQYINRDEINITTLEDPIETIIPGINQMNLNRKANITFANGLRNILRQDPDVIMVGEIRDEETAEIAVRASLTGHKVYSTIHTKTPRDIYLRLEDMGIKPYLIKDSLVGIVSQRLIKILCDDCKSKIKTIDIDGNNIDLYDKCGCIKCNNTGYKGRAMIAAIHIINSNIFQEIKSLNNDEMIDGLICLLKNGYITQEDFKDFIIMEGFNEKKYKQYFL; via the coding sequence ATAGAAACTAGAGAATCTGATGTAATTATAAGATTAAGAACAGATGGAATTTTATCTATAGAAAGAAAAATAAAAATTAATGAATACAATGTGTTATTATCTAAAATAAAAATTAAAGGGAATATGGACATAACAGAAAAAAGAAGACCTCAAGACGGAAAATATTCTATAGTTTTAAACTCAAGTGAATATAGTTTGAGAGTATCCACAATACCAATTATTTATGGTGAAAAACTTGTTATAAGAATACTGTATGGTATGGTTTTTAATTATACTATAGAAAATTTAAATCTAAACATGACACAAATAAAAAAATTAAAAAGAATAATGTCTTTGAAAAATGGACTTGTAATAGTTAATGGACCAACAGGTAGTGGTAAATCTACAACCTTATATGCTATGTTGCAATATATAAATAGAGATGAAATAAATATAACAACTTTAGAAGACCCAATAGAAACTATAATTCCAGGAATAAATCAAATGAATTTAAATAGAAAAGCAAATATAACTTTTGCAAATGGTCTTAGAAATATTTTAAGGCAAGATCCAGATGTGATTATGGTAGGAGAAATAAGAGATGAAGAAACAGCTGAAATTGCAGTAAGAGCATCATTAACAGGTCATAAAGTATATTCAACTATTCATACTAAAACACCTAGAGATATATATTTAAGGCTTGAAGATATGGGGATTAAACCCTATCTTATAAAGGACTCTTTAGTTGGAATAGTTTCTCAAAGATTAATAAAAATTTTATGTGATGATTGTAAAAGTAAAATTAAAACTATAGATATAGATGGAAATAATATAGATCTATATGATAAGTGCGGATGTATTAAGTGTAATAATACAGGATATAAAGGTAGAGCTATGATAGCAGCTATACATATTATAAATTCAAATATTTTCCAGGAAATAAAATCTTTAAATAACGATGAGATGATAGATGGATTAATTTGTTTGTTAAAAAATGGATATATAACTCAAGAAGATTTTAAGGATTTTATAATTATGGAGGGCTTTAATGAAAAAAAGTATAAGCAATATTTTCTGTAG
- a CDS encoding small basic family protein, producing MIAFIGLLLGILLGLILDVNIPDTFSPYMSVAILACLDSVFGAVRASMSKTFKADIFISGFFGNAALAAGLAYLGDKLGIPIYIAAVIVFGGRIFDNFATIRRLAIEKAKSYKRGMK from the coding sequence ATGATAGCGTTTATAGGATTACTTTTAGGGATTCTTTTAGGACTTATATTAGATGTTAATATACCAGATACTTTTTCTCCTTATATGTCGGTAGCAATACTTGCTTGTTTAGATTCAGTATTTGGTGCTGTAAGAGCATCAATGTCTAAAACTTTTAAAGCAGATATATTTATATCGGGTTTTTTTGGAAATGCAGCATTAGCTGCAGGGCTTGCATATCTTGGAGATAAACTTGGAATTCCAATATATATAGCTGCTGTAATAGTGTTTGGAGGTAGAATATTTGATAACTTTGCAACTATAAGAAGGTTAGCAATTGAAAAAGCGAAGTCATACAAGAGAGGTATGAAATGA
- a CDS encoding DUF881 domain-containing protein, translating to MKRATGKILIFFGSILLGFFIINGISLKNMPRMVQLNAIEYKKAIDERNQLYKEVEGLREENYKNKEKMNSYNHDDKRQEKVFEDMKNQVKDYGMITGLSDVKGPGVVLKITDGDINLKQDTQFETWRKILHDSDMALVLNEARKAGGEAIAVNNHRVIPLTGVVCNWAFIGFDDDSMEYAPFYIYIIGDPEQLKTALLSEDSHIQKLILRELKVEIEIKDEITIPGTIQNLESKYMERHEGN from the coding sequence ATGAAACGGGCAACTGGAAAAATATTAATATTTTTTGGGTCCATACTTCTTGGATTTTTTATAATAAATGGAATAAGCTTAAAAAATATGCCAAGAATGGTTCAGTTAAATGCTATTGAATATAAAAAGGCTATAGATGAGAGGAATCAGTTATATAAAGAAGTAGAAGGATTAAGAGAAGAGAATTATAAAAATAAAGAAAAAATGAACAGCTACAATCATGATGATAAAAGACAAGAAAAAGTTTTTGAAGATATGAAAAATCAAGTGAAAGATTATGGAATGATAACGGGACTAAGTGATGTAAAAGGTCCTGGTGTAGTTCTTAAAATAACAGATGGAGATATAAACTTAAAACAAGATACACAATTTGAAACTTGGAGAAAAATATTACATGATAGTGATATGGCTTTAGTTTTAAATGAAGCTAGGAAGGCTGGAGGAGAGGCTATAGCTGTAAATAACCATAGAGTAATTCCATTAACAGGAGTTGTTTGTAATTGGGCTTTTATAGGTTTTGATGATGATTCAATGGAGTATGCTCCCTTTTATATTTATATAATAGGGGATCCAGAACAATTAAAAACAGCTCTATTATCTGAAGATAGCCATATACAGAAATTAATTTTACGGGAATTAAAAGTAGAAATAGAAATTAAGGATGAAATTACGATTCCAGGTACAATACAAAATTTGGAATCGAAATATATGGAAAGACATGAAGGAAATTAA
- a CDS encoding YlmH/Sll1252 family protein has product MMDREYVLKAFSKEESNDVIKIYEKMKIASERGFNTFTNSFYPPNIWSFFVENYNSKILKVEASGFFEESERRIIAFNNIYGINYPFVVLEIINNSKFTNLSHRDYLGAILSLGIEREKLGDIKVDKDRAFVPVIEDIWNYIYINLSNIGKAPVEVKILEDYKKVPSTNFKEEILIVSSLRIDNFVSKLAKVSRGKAIELIDSGKILVNYSKSTDKSQDIKSGFRITIRGTGKFIIGDIVGGTRSGKQRVIIKKYT; this is encoded by the coding sequence ATGATGGATAGAGAGTATGTTTTAAAGGCTTTTTCTAAAGAGGAAAGTAATGATGTTATAAAAATTTATGAAAAGATGAAGATAGCATCAGAAAGAGGATTTAATACTTTTACAAACTCTTTCTATCCTCCTAATATATGGAGTTTTTTTGTTGAAAATTATAACTCGAAAATTTTAAAAGTAGAAGCATCTGGTTTCTTTGAAGAAAGTGAAAGAAGAATTATAGCCTTTAATAATATATATGGTATTAATTATCCATTTGTAGTATTAGAAATTATAAATAACTCTAAGTTTACAAATCTATCCCATAGAGATTATTTAGGTGCTATTCTTTCATTAGGTATTGAAAGAGAGAAGCTTGGAGATATAAAGGTAGATAAGGATAGAGCATTTGTCCCTGTAATCGAAGATATATGGAATTATATATATATAAATTTATCTAATATAGGAAAGGCACCTGTTGAAGTAAAGATATTAGAAGATTATAAAAAGGTGCCAAGTACTAATTTCAAAGAAGAGATTTTAATTGTGTCATCACTTAGAATAGATAATTTTGTTTCTAAGCTTGCAAAAGTGTCAAGAGGAAAAGCTATAGAACTTATAGATAGCGGAAAAATTTTGGTTAATTATTCTAAATCTACAGATAAGAGTCAAGATATAAAAAGTGGGTTTAGAATTACAATTAGAGGAACAGGAAAATTTATTATAGGTGATATTGTTGGTGGAACAAGAAGTGGTAAACAGAGAGTAATTATTAAAAAATATACATAA
- a CDS encoding cell division protein SepF has product MGNMFGKFKDLIGMGDYEDEFDEFDEVEGKEEEEEVEPIIPNTKGTKVVNIHSAATAKVMVTKPVGYDDAREIADAIKARKIVLVNATGLETKTAQRLVDFISGSCYVLGATLQEIEQRVYLLSPSNVEVTNELKNELSSKALFNWSNK; this is encoded by the coding sequence ATGGGCAATATGTTTGGAAAATTTAAAGATTTAATAGGAATGGGTGACTATGAGGATGAATTCGATGAATTCGATGAAGTAGAAGGGAAAGAAGAAGAAGAGGAAGTTGAACCAATAATTCCAAATACAAAAGGAACAAAGGTAGTTAATATTCACTCAGCAGCTACTGCAAAAGTAATGGTAACTAAGCCAGTAGGATATGATGATGCGAGAGAAATTGCAGATGCAATAAAGGCAAGAAAAATTGTATTAGTAAATGCTACAGGATTAGAAACTAAAACAGCTCAAAGACTTGTAGATTTTATAAGTGGTTCATGTTATGTATTAGGAGCAACTTTACAAGAAATAGAGCAAAGAGTTTATTTATTATCACCTTCTAATGTAGAAGTAACAAATGAATTGAAAAATGAATTAAGTTCAAAGGCTTTATTTAATTGGAGCAATAAATAG
- a CDS encoding RluA family pseudouridine synthase codes for MNEFIFTIEENYKGFRIDKYLSELIEGKSRSFIQGLIDNEGVEVNEKIVKSNYKLKIGDKIIVKMPEAIELDVEAENIDLDIIYEDEDVVVVNKPQGMVVHPAPGNYTGTLVNGLLYHCKDLSGINGVIRPGIVHRIDKDTSGILVVAKNDEAHNDLAAQFKAHSIKREYYALVNGKFSKVEGTVDKPLGRNKKDRLKIAIIEEGKRAVTHYNVLEQYNSGISLVKCVLETGRTHQIRVHMASIGHPLIGDPLYGLKKQKFKLKGQALHAKTLGFIHPRTKEYMEFNSELPNYYIELLEKLRN; via the coding sequence ATGAATGAATTTATTTTTACAATAGAAGAAAATTACAAAGGATTTAGAATAGATAAATATCTTTCAGAACTTATAGAAGGTAAATCAAGATCTTTTATTCAAGGATTAATTGATAATGAAGGAGTAGAAGTTAATGAAAAGATAGTAAAAAGTAATTATAAACTAAAAATTGGTGATAAAATTATAGTTAAAATGCCTGAAGCTATAGAACTAGATGTAGAAGCAGAAAATATTGATTTAGATATAATATACGAAGATGAAGATGTTGTTGTTGTAAATAAGCCACAAGGAATGGTTGTTCATCCAGCACCAGGGAATTATACAGGAACTTTAGTAAATGGATTATTATATCACTGTAAGGATTTATCAGGAATTAATGGAGTAATAAGACCTGGTATAGTACATAGAATCGATAAAGATACATCAGGGATATTAGTTGTTGCAAAAAATGATGAAGCACATAACGATTTAGCAGCACAATTTAAAGCACATAGTATAAAAAGAGAATATTATGCTTTAGTTAATGGAAAGTTTAGCAAAGTTGAAGGAACTGTAGATAAACCTTTAGGAAGAAATAAAAAAGATAGATTAAAAATTGCAATTATAGAAGAGGGGAAAAGAGCTGTAACTCATTATAATGTGTTAGAACAATATAATAGTGGCATTTCCTTAGTTAAATGTGTTTTAGAAACAGGAAGAACTCATCAAATAAGAGTTCATATGGCATCCATAGGGCATCCTTTAATAGGAGATCCTTTATACGGACTTAAAAAGCAAAAATTTAAACTTAAAGGTCAAGCTTTACATGCAAAAACTTTAGGATTTATACATCCAAGAACAAAAGAATATATGGAGTTTAATTCAGAACTTCCTAATTATTATATTGAGTTATTAGAAAAATTAAGAAATTAA